The stretch of DNA TTCATTTTcccaattttattttgaaaagctgaAACCAGAGATGATCAGCAGGGCTCATGCTGCAGTGTGACTCGTGAATAGGGAACATGCATGCACaagcaaaagaaaataaaaaataccagAGGAAATTACACGTACgtacatgtgtgcgtgtgtccagCACTGGATGTTATCTTACACAATGTTTGTGAGGCTGTCAGACATGCTCATCTTGTCCGTGCAGCAGCCTTGGTGACATGGTCGTCGGAAGAGTGAGGCCACGGGTGTTATCTACATGATGATAGCAGAGCGACCTTGAGGAGAGTGTGCACATATAAATACAAGCACATTTTAACACCCACAGCTAGAAACCCAGGAATCTCTGCAACAGCGATCATCAGCCGCTACTAACCCAAAGGGATTCGCCTCAAAGAACATCATTGAAATTTAGTTTACAATTTAGTTTTTCTCAAAACTACTGAAACCACTTTGAGCAAAAATGTTGCCTGCAACTTTCAAACTATGTGCTGGCATCTCTTATCGGCATATGAGGAACATGACAGGTGAGTGCTTTCACATGGAGAGACATTCATgctgtttttttgatttttctacaTACACTAAAATCTACATTTTCCTTTCTGAGTTCCACCTTAGATAAGGAGCTAAAGGAAAAGAGAGTACATAAAACTTAGCTCTAATCATTTCCTCTTGAGCAGttctttcactttttttcattgcaGATGTGATTTAAATACTTCTAATAAGTGCAAAAGAATGGAATAGATTGTTTGCTTTCTTTATTTTAGGTTTGAGGAAAAATGCCATGGTGGCACTTCATCATGAGATGAACAGACTGGCAGGCCCAGGACCCAGTAACTGGATCAGCCAAGTCCGCAGACGCAGCTCTCTTCTCAGTGAGTTAGATATATGACAAATACTTGAAAATGATGAACCAATAACAGATCAAATTATggtaatcatttttttctgtcataaagatgtatgaacattaaggataaagaTGAGGTTGTGTGGTGCTCTGTTGGAAGGTTCTCGGATACAAGAGGAGGGTTTCAGTGAGGAAGAGATGTCTTATGTGAAGCAAGGAGAGAACGCGCTGCAGAAAGCCATTGGGATCCTTGGGGAACAGGACGGCTGGACCATTGAAACCGTAGCAGTAAGTACAAAACTAAGACAACACTCTTAGTTACAATGTCCTAGCATGGGTGATCAAAAATGAGCCTCAAACTACTTATGTTAAACTTCCTTTTTTTGCCTTCCTTCAGGCAAATGGAGACAAAGTCCTGAGTAAAGTGTTGCCTGACATTGGGAAGGTATTCAAGCTGGAAGTTGTTCTGGAGCAACATCCTGATGACCTTTACCAAGAGCTAGTGGGAAACATGGAGCAAATGGGAGAGTGGAACCCAAATGTCAAGGAGGTCAAAGTAAGAGGAAAACAGCTTTGCTAAGATTAAACTATGTGACACTTTACACCTTATTCAATCTTCTACAATCTTACTGTTTGTGCTTTACTTCTGACATGAGATAATATGACGATTTGAAGAAGCGCCTGATGATAGCCAACGTGTACATTTATGACAAAACtagaaacaatgaaaaaataccacaatatttatatacaaCACATGTTTCCCACTCCACATTAAATTGCTCCTACACTGCTTTCAATCCTTCCCAAacctgaaatgaaatgaaacattCAATGTTTCTTTAAATCCAAAGACTTCAGACACATTCTTGAAGTTTCCTTGTTTAAAAATGTGAGTTTAAAAACAAGCAGCACTGCTAACCTCATCGGGGATGTTGAGAATGAGGTGGATTGATAAGTCTGAGGCGTCTACTGCAGCGTTGTACAATCTGATATTTCAGATTCTTCAGAAAATTGGCCACGACACAATGGTCACCCATGAGGTGTCGGCAGAAACTCCAGGAAATTTGGTGGGACCCAGAGATTTTGTCAGTGTCCGCTGTGCCAAACGCAGAGGCTCCGCCTGTTTCCTGGCTGGGATGTCAACCCAACACCCCAAAATGCCCGAGCAGAGGGGTGTAGTCAGGTGAGTTACTGGGAACAAAGCTGtagtctgaattaaataaatgcataaatattTGTAATGACCTTTACCCTCATACTATTTCTTTAAATATCATGTTATCCAGAGCAGAGAATGGTCCCACCTGTATAGTAATGAAGCCATGTGCAGAGGACCCAGAAAAGACCAAGTTCACCTGGTTACTAAGCATAGATCTAAAGGTATGAAACTAacactggtgcagttttattttgatatttcacTCATTATTTCAATCAGCAGAAAAATGGTAGTCTAGAACATCTAACAGTAGTACTTTGTCACCTTCAGGGCTGGATCCCCAAGACAATCATAAACAATGTGCTGTCGCAGACACAGGTGGACTTTGCCAACCACCTCAGGCAAAGGATGACTAATAATGTTTCCATGGAGCTGGCTCAGGCCTGCTGACACAAAGCGGCTCCTGAGCTCTGACCCAAAGAGCTACAGAGGAACAAGAACTACGACTCGTTGGAAAATAGAAGTTTTGAGCAAATATCCTGCACTTTATACGACTTTAGTAGTGAGTTAGGACGATTTAGCAAAAGCTTGCAAAATACATGCTAACACTACGTTTGTCGATTCAACTCTTTAAGTTATTTCAATGAGGAAAGAATAAAAAGACTTATTGAAATGATACAACTGAACTTTTATTAATCAACTAGAGCTGTTTGAGCTAAACGTTGccattttgttttactgtttgGATCGTCGCTATCTCTTAGATCATCCAAATGATTGAGATTTAGTTTGATTGGTTGTTGTTCCCTCTCTTTTCATATATTcaagcttttattttacttttttaatttattgatattGCACTACCTGAAATATCGCAGCTACTgccatttaaataaatacatgacaaTGATGTTGTTGCGCTTTTGTGAAAATGTTAAAGAATAAAATCCTGAATAaatttcagtgtgtgttttttttttttgttttgtgtagtttttgattTTCTGTTTAGCTTGCAAACTATTTCATACATTAACTTTCAACTGCACTTTATAATAACTTGTGTTGTCCTTCTATAGTACACAACTTGTGTTGAAGCagtaacataataaataaaaataagtccTGTGCTGACGTTTTGTGAGTGTATACCCATCTCTTACATCTCTCACTCAAGCATACAAGCTGCTCATAATCAAAAAAGTATTGGTCCTTTTTAAAGGTATTCAATTCATAATATAGTACTTTATTGCTTGTAAaagtatatattataataattagttattacaattttttacattgtattacTAGCTATTTATGAATTTTATAAATTAAGTAGTAAACATGTAGAGATATATAATCTGTCATCAAGCATACACACCTGCTCATAAGTATCGAGTACTTTGGAAATTATAATTTCGGACTCTTGGATAAGACCTGATTggttaatttgtaatttttttttattccattttatttatttattttttttttggttgattgaGTAACACTGACTTGATCAGAATTAATTGCCAGTTGTGCAATATTTTTGGCTCTTTAAACTACTTACAGTAAGTTTATACAGTTTTTCTTGTTTACTTGAGGACAGACTACACAAAATCTACCTACCTATGAGCCTCCTTGAACCCTGAGATCCTCCGGCACCGGCCTTTTGGGATCCCAAAAGTCAGGACACGTAAAACTGTATCAACGCCGTGTGTGAGGCCCCCATCTGTGAAACAGTCTGCCGGAGAACCTCAGGGCTGCTCAAGACCCACCTtttcaaacaaacttttaattaattatttattcattttaggattgttatctttcatgtttttattgttatattttgtgGTTTTCATAGTTCTAGGATTGCtttcttctgtgtagttttacgttttctttaatgttgtttttatagttgtaGGATTGTCaacttttatgttgttttaggATTACTATCCCACTGTTTTCTAGGACGGAGCCCTCTGCACTGGGGGCTGTGATGGGCAGTTTTAGACAAGGTCATTTCTCTGTTTACTCCAGAATTTGAAGACTAATTTAGAACCTAAAGGTGTAGTTGCAGTTTTGAAAAGCTAGCTTGATTTTCAGCTCTACTACATCACGCACCCGTCAGCGCTTCGTCCAAAGCCACAAGCTTGAACGTACAGTGGAGACGTGATCTGACTCTGCCATTTCGGCACATTTGGGAGTTGTGCACGCAGGAAATGGGAGGGACAGAGGGACGCGTGGGCAGGACGAGACATGAAGGCTTCTAATTGGTTCTTTGCATTCGGACCGAATGGTGGGGATTGGTCACAGTTTTTAACGGAATAACAGCTGCTACAGGGGTCGTATTCTTATCACTCCTTTTTCTAAATAGATAATGTATTGACTTATCTTAGGATGCCAGGACCATTTCACCCACTATAACAGGATTGTGGACGCTATCGTAAATGCCTGTAATAATGACCATCAGCATTAAATCTTTGTAAATACAAACATAAGCAGAAGTGACAGGACCTGAGATCATAACAAGATCATGTAAATTATGAGTTCAATgagaaatttaaataatttatctGGGTGGAATTATGCTAAAGCCTCTTtgtcaaaacaataaatattttgGATAGTATAATAAAGTATTAGGCCTCACATGCACATTCATACTATGCTGTGCATtactaatgaaaataaaacggCAAGCAGTGATAATGAGCCCTCGTACCTGCCGTGCCCATCGAGACACGAGGCAACTCCTTCCTACCGGCCGCGATCAAAGTCAAACTTCATTATGTTCAGCACAAGGTCTGGTTGCGGAGTGAGGTATCTGTCTCCCGTGAATGTCTTATATTCTTATGCTCTAGAACAAAAGTTGTCATAATAGGGTCGTGCCTCCGCTGCCTTTGCAGCTGAGGTGAGAAAAAATGAACTCGAAGAAATTGTGGTAATCTTTCTCAGAAAAAGCAGAAGAATGGGGGAATTTTTGAAGTTTTGCACCAAAACATCTCATGCTCACAAGTAGGTGACACTGTGTCTACAATCAGTTATTTTTATTGGTATGTGTTAGGTGTCGTAAAGTGATAATTAGTGTAAAGTTTCAGACTGATAAGACCATGTACAGCAAAGATGTTACATATTTACTGTTTCAGGGGTAAAAATGGCGATCTCAACCAGAGTTGAAGGCCATGTGAGATATAGAAATGTTTTTGTGCACAAGTTTTACGCTTTTATCATGATTCATCTTGGAGCTAGAAGCTAAAAGGTGAGTCCcttgaattcaattaaaaaaaaatgtttgattaaaaatagcAGACTTCCTGTGGGTTTTAGAATATGGCTTTAAGAGTCTTTTTGTGCATCTTAATAGATTCTATAAGTCAGTAAATTTTGGGATCTCTAGTGCAAATGTGCGCAACGGGCAGCTATTTAAAAGTTCAAGGGGTTGCTAGAGAGctaattttgaaaaagaaattacaaaaaaatttgaaattttagGTTTTGGTACCCTTAGCATACATGGCAGATTTCATCACTTGCAAACATTTCTAATTGCTTGAATTGagacattgtgtttttttggcaaATGTCCCTGTGCCACAGGAAGTGTGTTCCGTAAAAACTCACCATCTTCTTGACAAATGATCATCCACTTGTCCAGAGCATTTCTGAACACATCTGGCAAGTGTGATTTGAAAACTGTCAACACAATGCATAgtataatgaaaaaaagtgcttttccatCACCAGTGGGCAATTAGACTTGTTGCGTGAATTGTCACGCGATTGTGTGCAAAACACGTTTCTGCACATGATTTTGGGTTTCGATTGAATGAGTTTTGGCTGTGTTTTCGAAAAATTTCCAgttttaaaatatgatgaaactTTAGCACCCCCTGTAGGCCtggaaatgtggtgaaaacTCAGTTTTTAAGAATAACATGAGGTCTTCAACTTGTCAAGAAATTATGAACTCTCTCGGAGGAGTTCACCTGTGGTTTGgccaaaaaattttaaaaagtggTAAATTTAACCCGCTAAATTCAAAATTGCAGACTTCCTATTGAACTtaggttaattacatttttgcaagTCACAGTCCACTGCACCTACTGAAGGCTATCCAGCTAGTTCAAatcagtgggcgtgcactgtagctgttcccactcaacgttcttgaagccaaaataaagcGCTTCGGGGCATTTCCATCTTGCAAAGTTTAAATAATTTgtagccagagtctgcgcagtagggtccggcgggaggagctctggtaacacgccccgcccatttagcgtactgcccaaTCATCGGCtatcaatcatcgtcatatatgacgtcaaatcccgtttttcaacctcaaataacttatctaaaacaaacttcacagaaaaatgagcacttgaacacaatgttgGGTGATAATAGCTAGGCAGTGACtagtttccgtatcaatagaccgacattctatccttaTGCAgcgcagagtttaggtttggaaaaaaaggaTGTGACAagaattttaactttacagtttgacccaaatCCCATCCATTAACATTGAGGAGGCGAGGTTTATGACCTTTACtacagccagtcagcagggagCGCTCTAAAAGTAAAAGCTTCACTTTCTCGGGAGAATGTCCcatccatcttttttacagtctatggttcaaACCAGTGATAAGTTACAAACTCTAAGTAGCGCAAACAAGTCCTGAAATTGCGTCAAAAAAAACTACGCCTTAAATTTTTCACCAAACTACACCGTCCTGacaaatttcatgaaattgcaCCCCTCGGAAGGGCCTAAAGACATCCACGTAAAGTGACggttgaagaagaagaagaatccgtACAGTAACATTAGTGCAATAATTATGCAAACCATAAAACCTGTCATTGGTCTCTTTATAATACTCATCTTTACTCTAGATTTGCACCAGTGCACAAAGGTTAACTGACTGAAATGTTAAAACTGCATCGTTGATATTTTCTAAGTAGTAGAGAATCAGCCATTACGCTATTTATATCTAATCTATATCAGTCCTTTTGTAGCGGGAATCAGGTGAGATGATAATGTATTTCAGGGCAGACGTGACTTGAGGCAGACTTGAAGTAACATGATACAGTATCAGgtcgcagagagagagagggaaagcgATGACGTAATGAAGCTGAGGTTGGTTGGGAAACCACAATTCCCAGGATGCACTGGAAATGTACCGTGGCCAGTGGACGGGGGAAGGGAAGCTGAGATTGGAGGGAGAAACAATCAGAAACTGAGGTactttttttacctttaaattCTCTTTTAAACTGTCGTGCAGTATGTGGTGTTTAGCTTTCATTGTGTATAAAAGTCCGATTCATTAACGCGTTTAGGTATGTTTTGCAGACAAACTCCATCCCCGTTACAGCTCTATAGAGCTACTACTAGCTCCGTTAGTTAGCTCGACAGCTGGAATTTGGTCTGTACGCTCTCACAAAGCTCCACATCATTTATTGGAAGGATTTTCTCACACAGCCCGTTTGCCTGCAGCTGTTGGTGTGATATGTGTTAGTATAGTTTCCTCTGTCCGAGCTGTGACTGCGTGTTGAAGCCTGCGGGGCTGCTAGCTGACATGTTTGCTAGCAGCACAGATAATGGTTGAGCTGTCAAACCTCTGTCACATAGAAACTCTAGTGTTTTACACTTTATTACAGCCATTTCACACCCCTGAGCATAGGCTCTGCAGTGTTTGACTGCACACTGAGATTTGTCTGGATTGAAGTCCAAATAGTCtttactgaaataaatgattatggATAATTATTGCATATTACCATTCGTTGATAAAAGTATTATTACtcaaaatgaactaaaagtaaTCAATTGCATTAGTATGTTCAACCAATACaaataatattcaaaacaacaattaatTGTTATTTATAGTTATAATTTTTGTCCGTATTACACCCATTATAATAATAGGCTGTGGCTATAGACATGTtaaacgtatcaatagactgTCACTCTATGCATAAGCAGttcccctcattggccagtttaggtcacgtgacaggTGGACCacatgacttaaagttccgtcagttttattttagctcatatttatttttagctacgccgctaacccttttattttagccctaacccaggaaataccctaacatttttatttttgtcgtatatgtatttttaaagatggAATTTGCCACCACCACTTGGCCATCTTGACAGCACATTActcttatgtagaaaaggttcGGAGAAGGTCCGATAACGTCATCGGTCGTACCCATAGTCCCCGGCGCTATGGCTACATTTAAcgtatctctagacactttcttaataataataatggcttagatttatatagtgctttttttcaaggagactcaacaCGTGtgcagaaaccattattcattcacaccagtcaatTACATCAGTCATACGGGTGGTAGTAAGcgacaatgtagccacagctgccctggagcatactgacagaagcatggctgccatttcgcaccTACGGCCAccaacattcattgtttgtatgttttgaaAGTGTATGTGAATGGACAATATATATGGTAGTAGTAGCACCAGTAACCATGGAGCTTTCATTATCTGGTTTCTTGTAATCCTAaaaatctgaagaaaaaaagttatttatttatttggcttTTTGTTGTTCATAATTACTAAAAGGTGTCCCGATTTGATATTGATATGAGAAAAAGGGTATCTGATTATAGCCTgcatctgtctttttttaattaaaagtattttcagggtcttctaatttgTTTTTGCATTAATTTTATTCCATTGTagaatgtatttatgtttaaggttaacatTTCTCtatttggttaataataaatggatgagtttttctcaaactgttgctgactattgttctctgagtaactacactttatttacattccacactacagCAAGTAACAAAACTGTCGGTATGTATGGTttgtgcattcattttgttcttCTTCCTACATAGTGTACAGTCATACAGAGTATTACTTTCTACCATTGCTAGTTTTTACTttctgtaataaataaatatgttgtcTCTCCACAGCCAACTCTGAACTGTTTGAGGAAGTACTGTGCAACATCCTCACCAGTGTAAGGGAAATATAAAACCATGAAGGAAGTGACAAATTGATTGAAATTACTCGATTAATTCATGTGTTCACACGAAAACAGGGTATAACCAAGCAATAACAATCGCAAAGTAATTTGGCATACTGTAATGATAGAATAACTTCAACTGTTGAAAAGTTAAAGTAATTATTTAAAGACATAACAGACAGGTTGCCTAGCTGTTCTAGGGCTTCATGTTTGCTGTGTCGAATAAAACTGTTTTGTTGATGTGTGACATGTAATTAATTTAGTGCAGTCGTTTTCTGTCACATAATCAGTGTCTAAGCTTCTAATTTTGAAGGTACCCTTGGTAAACATTGAGTTGTGTTGTTGATCATTCACTTAGTGGGGTTTAATTATTGTTTCTGTTCTACTTTTCAGTGCCCCTCCTCTGGAATAAACAGGAGCCCTTCCCCGACCCCTTGTTGCTCTGCTCTTGAACTTTCTTGTCAAGCCGAAGAGTCAATTTCAGCTCTAGTGCAAGTGAAGAAAATTTCACCTGCACTTGTTCTTCTAGATGCACGCAGAAGTAGCTTCCTGTGCCAAAGTAATGAAGTGTGTTGGACAAGGAGAGCCCAGCCCCGAAAAGCAATGTTGCCATCCAGCTTGTGTGTCTCTCTGGTGGGGCTAAGGAGCTGGGCCGATCTGTGGAGGAGGGAGTCGAGGCAGGTTTCCAGGAAACCTGTGTATTGATGGATAATCATTTCCCACAGTCAGCTCAACTGGACTAATACCTGCACATTGATTTAATCAAACAAGATTGCCAtcaacaactaaaaaaacaacaacacataacTGTCCTTCCATTGGTGTTACTAAGAAAATGATGTGCTTCACACGGATGTCTTCTGCCAGCTGGTGACTGTGGACATCAAGATCTTGGAGGGCATGAAAAGAAAATGAGCAAAGCATAGAAATCTGCTGTCACCACACGCTTGATCAACAGAACGTAACCATGGTGGACCTAGCATCCGATCCTCTGCTCATTTCTGTTTGTGACTTGAGGAGCCTTTAGAGGCCAAGTTCAGGAGCCCGTACACCAGCCAGCACGCTCATATGCAATGGAAGACAACAACGCTGACGTCACATCCCACAACGAGGTAAGGTTTTCCAGCCTTAGTTTAATCTCATTTTTGTGTTCAAGGTTtagaagacttttttttaatttaaaacagaatGCTACACCAACAAGGCCAAGGTCTCTCCCTAATCACTGCTGCCTTGATCTTTTAACACTACCTTGATCCTAACCTTCTTGTTATAGAGTCAGACTAACATTTAATACGGAGCAATCAGGAGCTGATGAGTTCACACAGGCCATTGACATGTATTCACCCCTAGGCCCAAGGTCAACTGCTCTCTCTGCTTTAGCTCTAAGCTCTGATTTGGCTTGTCACTGTGGTGCAGCTCTCAGGGCATTAGCCTTATCCTCAGCTTGTTTCTCTAATCATAACATTACCTCTTTGTCTTTGGCTTTTATCCCTGTGTGTTGATTTATTGGCAAATGGCTGAAATAAGTTGTCAAACtctattcagaataaaagccttCCACAGACGGTAATAGTTTTCACTAAAAGCAGCGCAGTCTTAATGCATTAAAGTCAATCATCTCAGACTTTGATTTGATTTCCtctgattgtttattgtttattattttgtctTAAAAAAAGCTAGTCTTCCTGGGGTCTGACACACTAAAAGACATTACATAAACATTCAtccaattcaattaaactttatatagcgctaattacaacaatcaTTTTTCACCTATTATACACTCATCAGTCTTCAaagtgattaaataaaatagaagaaaatatgTTGCAAGTAAATAAAAGTACTCCATTCCATATAAACCAGAATTAAGTAGATGATCTTTTGTGCCTCTGTGGATTAGTACTTATTtgcattaagtgttgtttgttgatTATCTATAGATGATGAATATTTAGGGATGTCGTCTTTTTTTATCAGTTAATCAC from Gouania willdenowi chromosome 9, fGouWil2.1, whole genome shotgun sequence encodes:
- the star gene encoding steroidogenic acute regulatory protein, mitochondrial, which codes for MLPATFKLCAGISYRHMRNMTGLRKNAMVALHHEMNRLAGPGPSNWISQVRRRSSLLSSRIQEEGFSEEEMSYVKQGENALQKAIGILGEQDGWTIETVAANGDKVLSKVLPDIGKVFKLEVVLEQHPDDLYQELVGNMEQMGEWNPNVKEVKILQKIGHDTMVTHEVSAETPGNLVGPRDFVSVRCAKRRGSACFLAGMSTQHPKMPEQRGVVRAENGPTCIVMKPCAEDPEKTKFTWLLSIDLKGWIPKTIINNVLSQTQVDFANHLRQRMTNNVSMELAQAC